Genomic segment of Bacteroidota bacterium:
TTGGTAACCTGATCCACTGCTTCATAGGTTAAGGTTCCTGAACGTGAAACTATTCCGATATGTCCCTTTTTATGTATAAAACCGGGCATGATGCCGACTTTTGCCTCTTCGGGAGTAATAATTCCAGGGCAATTTGGGCCAATTAATCTGCAATCCTTGTTGGAGATATAAGCTTTCACTTTTATCATATCCTGTACGGGAATTCCCTCCGTAATTGCAACAATCACCTTTATTCCGGCATCCGCTGCTTCCATAATTGCATCCGCTGCAAAAGCGGGTGGCACAAAAATGATGGTTGTGTTTGCTCCTTCCTGTTTAACTGCATCTCCAACTGTGTTAAAAACCGGACGCTCCAAGTGCATGGTTCCGCCTTTATCGGGGGTAACTCCTCCAACTACATTTGTGCCGTAGGCAATCATCTGTTCGGCATGAAATGTTCCTTCTTTACCGGTAAATCCCTGTACTATTACACGGGAATATTTTCCAACTAATACGCTCATAATCTATTATAAATGTGCTGCGAAGATAGGAGTTTGAAATGAAAACAGGAGCAAGAACTTTATTTTGACAGCTTTTCTACCATTGCATCCCTTGCATCACGCAAAAAACTGCTGGCAAAAATAAAGGAGTTCAGATTTTCATCCTTTGCGCTCAAAATATCGTTGTTGTTGCCTTCCCATGCTTTAACACCCTGGTGGAGAAAAATGATCTTTTCACCTATTTCCATCACACTATTCATGTCGTGGGTGTTAATGATGGTTGTCATATTGAACTCTCTTGTGATCTCAATAATAAGATCATCAATAATGATAGAAGTTTTTGGATCCAAACCGGAATTCGGTTCATCACAAAATAAATACTTCGGATTTAAAACAATGGCTCTG
This window contains:
- the sucD gene encoding succinate--CoA ligase subunit alpha, which gives rise to MSVLVGKYSRVIVQGFTGKEGTFHAEQMIAYGTNVVGGVTPDKGGTMHLERPVFNTVGDAVKQEGANTTIIFVPPAFAADAIMEAADAGIKVIVAITEGIPVQDMIKVKAYISNKDCRLIGPNCPGIITPEEAKVGIMPGFIHKKGHIGIVSRSGTLTYEAVDQVTKAGMGQSTCIGIGGDPVPGTTTLDAIQLLMADDETEGIILIGEIGGSMEANAAEWIKLHGTKPVVGFIAGLTAPKGRTMGHAGAIVGGKADTAEAKIEIMRNCGIHVADSPAVIGALMARVIKG